One genomic segment of Myxococcales bacterium includes these proteins:
- the gspE gene encoding type II secretion system ATPase GspE, whose protein sequence is MEERSLGAILLETSSLTEDQLEQALAVQRERGIKLGDALVQLKFLRSEDILKALSIQLGFPYENKIDVEAIATDLISNLPINYAKQNEVLPLRKEGNLVHVAIADPTNFFALDDLRILFGCDIKPVIASSYEIVNAINAVYNKATGSGEDQMSELDEGTEIADDFNEPVDLLDADDEAPIIRLVNSLLFRAVKQKASDIHIEPFERELKIRFRINGILYDIMTPPKRAQNSIISRVKIMSQLNIAEKRMPQDGRIRIKIAGKDIDIRVSTIPTAHGESVVMRLLDASAILLDVESLGFSRENLGIFKKLLSYHNGILLVTGPTGSGKTTTLYSALSRLNTGDVKILTVEDPVEYQLHGVNQMQVNPKIDLTFASGLRAFLRQDPDIILVGEIRDRETVEVAIQASLTGHLVLSTLHTNDAPSSITRLVEMGVEPFLVASSVLGIAAQRLVRTVCRDCARKYVPDEEELAQIGLKLEDLKGRQIFKPVGCPVCMETGYSGRMAIHEIMMVTDNVRAELMKGSDAATIKNVAVAQGMKTLRQDAAQKVLLGMTSIAEVMRVTQEDSV, encoded by the coding sequence ATGGAGGAAAGAAGCCTAGGCGCAATTCTGCTGGAAACAAGCTCTCTCACTGAAGATCAGTTGGAGCAGGCCCTCGCCGTTCAGCGCGAGCGAGGGATCAAACTGGGTGACGCCCTCGTTCAGCTAAAATTTCTTCGCTCGGAGGATATACTTAAAGCGCTCTCGATCCAACTCGGTTTTCCATACGAAAATAAAATTGACGTGGAAGCGATAGCCACCGATCTGATCTCCAATCTTCCGATAAACTACGCCAAGCAAAATGAGGTCCTTCCGCTTCGCAAGGAAGGAAATCTGGTTCATGTGGCCATCGCTGATCCGACCAATTTTTTCGCGCTCGATGATCTCAGGATACTTTTTGGCTGTGATATAAAACCGGTTATCGCCAGCTCGTATGAGATAGTCAACGCGATCAACGCGGTTTACAATAAGGCCACGGGCTCTGGCGAAGATCAGATGAGCGAGCTCGACGAAGGGACCGAGATCGCCGACGATTTCAACGAGCCGGTCGATCTGCTTGATGCCGACGATGAGGCTCCCATCATCCGTCTTGTTAACTCACTGTTGTTTAGAGCCGTGAAGCAGAAGGCCAGCGATATTCACATAGAGCCATTTGAACGGGAACTTAAAATCAGGTTCAGGATCAACGGTATTTTGTACGACATAATGACTCCGCCAAAGCGCGCACAGAATTCCATTATCTCCCGCGTAAAGATTATGAGTCAGTTGAATATCGCCGAGAAGAGGATGCCGCAGGACGGTAGAATACGCATCAAAATCGCGGGAAAGGATATCGACATTCGCGTTTCCACTATTCCCACGGCGCACGGCGAGAGCGTGGTGATGAGGCTCCTCGATGCGAGCGCGATTCTGCTCGACGTGGAGTCCCTCGGTTTTTCCCGTGAAAATCTTGGAATATTCAAAAAGCTTCTAAGTTATCACAATGGGATCTTGCTCGTCACCGGCCCTACCGGTTCAGGAAAGACGACCACCCTGTATTCGGCTCTCTCCAGGCTCAATACGGGCGATGTGAAGATACTTACGGTTGAAGATCCCGTCGAGTATCAGCTGCATGGCGTGAATCAGATGCAAGTGAATCCGAAGATCGATCTGACCTTTGCTTCCGGGCTTCGCGCATTTCTCAGGCAGGATCCGGATATCATACTCGTCGGCGAGATTCGCGACCGTGAGACGGTTGAAGTCGCCATCCAGGCATCGCTGACGGGTCACTTGGTTCTCTCAACGCTTCATACGAACGATGCGCCAAGCTCGATAACGAGGCTTGTTGAGATGGGGGTCGAGCCGTTTTTGGTCGCATCGTCCGTTCTCGGAATCGCTGCGCAGAGGCTGGTGCGTACGGTTTGCAGGGACTGCGCCAGAAAGTACGTTCCCGACGAAGAGGAACTCGCTCAGATCGGACTGAAGCTAGAAGATCTGAAGGGCCGCCAGATATTCAAGCCCGTCGGCTGCCCTGTCTGCATGGAGACCGGGTACTCGGGACGAATGGCCATACATGAGATCATGATGGTTACCGACAATGTGAGGGCTGAGCTGATGAAGGGGTCCGATGCTGCGACGATAAAAAACGTGGCCGTTGCCCAGGGAATGAAAACTCTTCGCCAGGATGCCGCGCAGAAGGTTCTTCTCGGCATGACGTCGATAGCCGAGGTTATGAGAGTGACGCAGGAAGACAGCGTTTAG